Proteins encoded together in one Acanthochromis polyacanthus isolate Apoly-LR-REF ecotype Palm Island chromosome 12, KAUST_Apoly_ChrSc, whole genome shotgun sequence window:
- the LOC110970157 gene encoding synaptotagmin-11, translating into MADIIELGPAYAMSPVLAGFLGAGVLVLVVVVLVLLWSFCQRRYLRVSGRYKLHGDRYCDAEDPPYKFIHMLKGISIYPESLSSSKRIVRGIRRADRSDRDGERGCSGAAGRGMVLVDAENNILDVPGQLQMSHLVPPAGSGPAHSQARLERALPVRADYCCLDSSSASSSQTSSKTASPFTPASSEPEPEPSLGSISLTVDYNFPKKALVVTIVGARGLPAMDEQAGSSDPYVKMTILPEKKHRVKTRVLRKTLDPLFDETFTFYGVAYSSLPELTLHFLVLSFDRFARDDVIGEAVVPLKGVDPSTGRVHLSQQITKRNMQCESRGELLASLSYQPVSHRLSVVVLKARHLPKMDITGLSANPYVKVNVFYGRKRIAKKKTHVKKCTLNPVFNESFIYDIPPELLPEISVEFLVVDFDRTTKNEVLGRLLLGLHSPAPSGASHWREVCENPRRQISKWHNLSEY; encoded by the exons CCATGTCTCCGGTGCTGGCAGGCTTCCTGGGAGCtggtgttctggttctggttgtggtggttctggttctgctctGGTCTTTCTGCCAGCGCCGCTACCTTCGTGTCTCTGGACGCTACAAGCTACATGGCGACCGCTACTGCGATGCCGAGGACCCGCCCTACAAGTTCATCCACATGCTGAAGGGCATCAGCATTTACCCAGAATCCCTCAGCAGCAGCAAGCGGATTGTCCGCGGCATCCGGCGGGCCGACCGGTCCGACCGCGACGGGGAGCGAGGCTGCAGCGGCGCCGCAGGGAGGGGAATGGTGCTGGTGGACGCTGAGAACAACATCCTGGACGTCCCGGGCCAGCTGCAGATGAGTCACCTGGTCCCACCGGCGGGGTCAGGCCCCGCCCACAGCCAGGCCCGACTGGAGCGAGCGCTGCCGGTCCGAGCCGACTACTGCTGCCTGGACAGCAGCTCGGCCAGCAGCAGCCAGACCAGCAGCAAGACGGCATCGCCGTTCACGCCTGCCTCCTCGGAGCCAGAACCCGAGCCCAGCCTGGGGTCCATCAGCCTCACCGTTGACTACAACTTCCCCAAGAAGGCGCTGGTGGTGACCATCGTCGGCGCTCGTGGCCTCCCCGCCATGGACGAGCAGGCAGGCAGCTCGGACCCATATGTGAAGATGACAATTCTGCCAGAGAAGAAGCACCGTGTAAAGACCCGCGTGCTGAGGAAGACGCTGGACCCACTGTTCGATGAGACCTTCACCTTCTACGGCGTGGCCTACAGCTCGCTGCCTGAGCTCACCCTGCACTTCCTGGTCCTCAGCTTCGACCGATTCGCCCGCGATGACGTCATCGGGGAGGCTGTGGTGCCACTGAAGGGCGTCGACCCGAGCACAGGCCGAGTCCATCTGAGCCAGCAGATCACCAAGAGGAACATGCAG tgtgagagtcGTGGGGAGCTGCTGGCCTCTCTGTCCTACCAGCCGGTGTCTCACCGCCTCAGCGTGGTCGTTCTCAAGGCCCGACACCTGCCCAAGATGGACATCACCGGCCTGTCAGCCA ATCCATACGTGAAAGTGAACGTCTTCTACGGCCGTAAGCGCATCGCCAAGAAGAAGACTCACGTGAAGAAGTGCACGCTGAACCCCGTCTTCAACGAGTCCTTCATCTACGACATCCCACCTGAGCTGCTGCCTGAGATCTCCGTGGAGTTCCTGGTGGTCGACTTCGACCGGACCACCAAGAATGAGGTTCTGGGCCGCCTGCTGCTGGGCCTGCACAGCCCCGCCCCCTCTGGGGCCTCCCACTGGAGGGAGGTCTGTGAAAACCCTCGCAGGCAGATCTCCAAATGGCACAACCTGAGCGAGTACTGA